The Branchiostoma floridae strain S238N-H82 chromosome 7, Bfl_VNyyK, whole genome shotgun sequence region TACATCTGCAGCATTATCTGTGGTCCTCTCCACTGATGGGGTGTCCTCTTCTGAATCAGTCTCCACTATGATGAAAAGGAATACAATGCTGacaatctttcttttttctttaaatgCATGGCTAAATGACATGTTCTTTATTAGCTTATAGCAACCTGCCAACATCTAATAAACTTTTGACTGTACATctgaaatgcatatttgcagTATCGTAACTTACAGTGGAGGAGTCCAGGGAGGAGTTTGCCAGCCTATAGCTAGTTGGTGTGGGTTGGTTGCCACTCAAAATGTTCagaagcagggttgtagccagcctgaaatcattttccgtctcctcgattttgaatccctTTGAGCACCCAAGGTGCAAGACATCGCGCCAAAGGCATGACGTTCCTAGCGAGGTCCGGAGGCATGCTCCCcagagaattttgaaatctagaccctctgaaacactatgtcctgcattttgaggtgtacatTTTGCTGGTAAACTAAGCAGTTCAATGGCAATCTGTTtcggtgaaaaattacacaagggtgacattttttttatatcgttacatattgattttttgtccatcacagaggatggtatggaattctgcaaaattccgtcaaaggacaggCTCTGACTACTACCCTGTTCAGTAGTAATTgtccatttttatccagttgtagagattgaattgtattcattttttgaacatgtttgtcaTGCTTCTTTGGGGTACCCTACTATAACTTTATAGTCCTAATAGTCCCTAACTATAAAAGCCCCCTTGTCAGTTGAGCCTGGGAATAGAAGCCTACCTACTGCAGTCTAAAGAGAATGTATGAAGTATGCAGAGATTAATTACCTTGATGTGTATACTGGTAGATTTCTGTCAGCTTTGCCACCATTTGTGGCTTCTTCAGAACCCGCACTCCAAATTTCTTGACTTGTTTCTGTGAAATCAAAGTCTCCAGTTAAAGCAAGCCCATTTCCTGGCAAAAATGGCATGTCAATAAAATAAACAATCTGCAGTACTCAAAATTATTTCATCACATGCACTCTGCCACGTAGATATGCCACCAAATTTGTACTTGTAGACTTTGAAGATATATATAGAATTTAGATTCAATCAGGTTTTTCATGTCAAATACAGCATTTTCAATATCTTCCAAAACATTATAAACTTTTATTTGATGCTTCTGGATGAATGGAAATTTAGCAAACTAAGTCTCTTTTTCCGCAGAATTTCACTTTCTTCAAATTTACCTTAAGTTCTGGTGTTTCCATGTTGGGGTAATCAGGCATGGGAGTAATGGGAACCACAGGGGCCTTGCTCTTGCGATGTGTCTGCAGTGGAGTGGACTTCACAGCACCTAAACACCATCCAACAAACGGTTACTAGAGAACCATGAGATTCTACACAACTCCACACTTAAATGATGTAAGCATACTTTTCATCTTCCTATTCATCTCTTTTCTCATGACCATTAATAAAACTTTCATTACTTTCTAAGGCAAAAcatgaccatgtcatttttcaCAACCGCATGGAGTAATGCAGAAAACAGCTGTTGATTGAAACCATTCTGATATATATCAAACTCAAAGCTACACATATGTATGTTATGTAGAATATTtccacaatacatgtacatgtacaaaatacatgtcGATTGAAAATAATCATCAATAGAGAAGTTGTGAATTTCAAAGGCAATGCTGAAAAGCACTTGTCACAGTTCAGTCTCTACCTCATCAAGTAGCTTCTACAAATGTTAAAGAACAGATTGAGCAACTGGGTTGACATGTTTGATGTAGCTATATTTTTGTCTCAGGACCTTCTGGTACCAGTTATGCACTTCACCCATTTTTTTGTATAAGCTTATTGATATTTCTTGAGGCTATCCATCATTCCTgttatgttatgtaatgttatgctatgttacatgtatatgtatgttagtTATATGGTTGAGAGACATGGCCTGATTTACAGAGGTCACTAACGGTTTATACCTGTTCCAGTTTCTCCGCTCCCCACCACACTATGTACAGGTGTTGATTCATCAGGTTGTGGTTCATTGCTGTCATCCCAAAAATGGTCTTCATGATAGGGTTCCAAATCATACATGCTATTGTTCACTACATCCTCTCCTGCTGTTGGGGACTCCTCAACAACTTCTACAACATATTGATCTGTGTGTGCATCTTCTTCAACATGGACAGGTTCTTGCTGGGTGTCTGGGAATTCCTCAATGACAGTGGAGGCATTTTTCGGTGATAAAGGCACTGAAGCTGTGGTATCATTGTCCTTTGTTGCATCTAAACTAGGACTCAACTCCTACAAAACAAGATTCACAAGTTATAAACAATCATATAGCTACACTATTTTAGAGAACTTCCAGTGGAACTCAAAATTAGAAACAAAAAGGAAACTGTAGAATGTTTTAAAGGAATCAAAAAACAGAAAGGCTTACATCAGCATTCTTGTCATCTTTTGATTCAGTTTTGCTGGTTACACTGCTCAGGTTGATTTTGTCATCAGAAGAGTCAGCAGCGCACTCAACTTCTCCACCAAAAGGCACTTCCATGTAACCTCCGTCATCGAAGAAGTCCATTAAACTGTCGTTCACCACAGAGGGCTGAGAGCTCTGGGACTGTTGTTCCTCTGCTGGCTTGCTCTGAGAGCTGGGAGAGGAAGGCTGTTCATGCTCAGGAGTCCCACACCCATGTTCTGTTCCACAAACACCCTGCTGAGGCTCTGCACCAGTTTCATCAGCATGTTCCTGTGTAAGGTCAATCTTCTCTACATCTCCCAAGCCAACATCATCAACTGAGTTGCCTGCAATGCATTCAACATCATCATCTACATCTTTGCCAGCTACGGATGATTCAAGAGCATCAGTCTTTGGTCTTTTTGCTTCTGATACAGAGTCTGGTGTGGATCTTTTCCTCTTTGCATCATCTTGGAAATCTCTTTcctgtacatcatcatcatcatcagaaagCTCAATGATGTCATCAGCTGATGGTTCTTTTGACTTCAGGTCACTTCCTCCTGTCAATAACCTGCCTTGCCCTTGCCCAAGGGTTGAGCCAATCGTAGGGGAGGCAGGAGGGGAAGCAGTGCTGGAGACTCGGGAGCTAACTGTAACTGTAGTTAGTGGTGACTGAGGCGGTGTGGGTGATACTGACCTGGGAACGATGGTCTCCTCGTGAAAATCTATGGTGGGAGAAAGAAGTTCTGACTGAGTTTGCACAATCACAGCTGGCCCTTCCTGAACACTTTTCACAAACAGCTGGGCTGGTCTAGTAATGCTGCTTGCCTCAGACTCTGTACTGTTGAAGGAATCATTCAAATTTGAACAAGCTTCTTGCAGCTTCTCCGATGTAGCAGGACTGCTGGTTACTGGTGCTTCTTTCTTATCTTTTCCCTTACTGGCATCATCAGCTTGCTGAGACCCGGAGTCCAATGAGGTCTTCTTTTCAACTGTTGGAGCATAAGGTTCTGGACCTGTTCCATGGAACACTGTTTCTGTCTCTGCTTCCTTTAGCTCCTGGTCAAGGCTAAGTCGAGGGGAACCTACTGGTTGGGTGTGGCTGCCCACAGGGGTGGAAAACTTTGGCTGGAAGGTTGTTGAACCAGTCACTCCTGGAGTTGTCAGAGCCAGTTCTGGTGAGGAGATGCCTCTTCTAACAGGTTTTACAGCACTTAAATCTGGCGTCTGCATCGATATCATTGACTCACCTACTGGCCCAGCTGGAGCATTACCACTAGCCAACTGAGCTTTAAGGTAGTCAGTCCAAAACTTCTTTGGTGACTGAGTACAAGCATGCCTCTTCCCTTCTGGTGGTCGACTCATCCGTAGACGTTTGGTAGGTGAAGGTGTTGTTTCACCTTTTTGTTTGCCACCTTTGCTTCTGGTCTGTACAGAATTTGTCGCCTGTGATGATGGCATTGTTGCCTCAGTAGGCGTGGTCTGGTTCTTTCTTTGTGACGCTCTCCGACTTACTCTGTTGTTTCCCTGGTCCCTGGGGATGGACACACCCTGGTTGTTGTCAAAAATACTAGGAACTTTGCCTATATCAGGTTCTTGTCTTTCCGAAGCTGGCTGTTCTCTGTCAGAATTCACCACTATTTCCACTGATCCCCTCAACATTGGAGATGTATAATGTCTACTCATTGTGTCTGGGCTGCTTGAAGGGAATGTTGTAGCTGATGTTGCTTTTCCTCTTCTTTGCTTTGCATTTGGACCTGTAAAAGTGGAACGAAGTTCATCACAGTCTGTGTCCTCCTCTACTTTTGAAGTAGTACATTGTTTTACAACATTCTGTACACTTGAGTCACTGTCACACACAGCAGCCACACCGTTACCTTCCTTCTGATGACGACTTCCCTCACCAACCATTGGACTGCAGTCCTTTGTTAGTACTTTCTCACGTGTTAGTTTCACAGCATGCAACTCTTTACCCTGCACCTTGCCCACTTCACCTCCATCATGCACTGGTTTACCCTTTATTTTTGGCACTGGACTGAAAGTTTCAGGGTGTACAATTCTAAATAGCATGCTGTCCCTTAACTCATCAGCAGTTGGACATGACAGAGATTCAGTACCACTCTCTTCCCCTGCAAGTTCATCCTTTCCTTGTTTCACAAGGCTTCCACCATGTTCCACACCTTTCACCACCTCTCTACACTGTTTCTGTGCACCTGAATGACTGTCATGCAGTCCCGCACCACTCTCTCTAGTCACCATTTGCTTACGAATGTTAGTATCAGCCACTACTATTCCACCATGCACTTCACCACTACAGTTCCTACCCACCACCATTTCACCACATGCTTGAGAGGCTGGCTGCACATCATGCTGCTTAGTTTGTGGCATTAGTCTTTTCAATCGTGTTTCTTTCAAAACCTGCTTCTGAATATGAGGGGGGACTTCCTGATCCTTATACAGCTGCGGAATGGCTGCACCCACCCCTTTTTGCAACAAGACCTTGAGAATGCTACAGTCATCTGTACTTCTCTCTCTCCTTACCAAACTTGACCAACTCTGTGGCAAAGGCAATATGGTACGCTGGGATTGATGCTTGGGGTTGCTCAATCTGGAAACATGCATCACAGCAGGGTTGCTGGGAGGCATTGGACTTCCTCCAGCATTGCTAACACCTACCACAATCACAGACTTAGGGCTAGAGGCACTGTGTACCTGGGTACCTGGGATTCCTGGGGGAGGTGGTGAAGAGATGTCCTCGGATCCTTCAGAGTCCTCTCTCCGCTGTGACATGAACATTAGTGCTTCAGCTGCTGAACGAGTATCGTTGTCCGACTCTGAGGGAGTCCTGCCTCTGCCGCGCTTGTCTCCTTTCCTCTTCGGCCTCCCTGAACTGGGGGGAGTGTCCGGCACGGCAAACATGTCCGCTGTGCTGCTGTTGAGAGATGCTGAACTGACCGTGGCTCCGCCTGATGACCTATGAGGCATTCTGCGAGTGGAATCAAGGTTTGGTGAGTTGGAAAAACTGGAAACATTAGCACCAGCAGTAGCGGGCACTGCGGCAAGCGGTGGGCTTACATGTCGCTCACTTCTGCCTTGGCCGCTTTTCTCCATTGGAGAGGGGATTCGGATGATAGCCACACCAGTTGAAGTGTTGGGTGGTGGGCTAGACTCAGCCACAACAGAAAGCCGAGGTGTGTTGTCGTGAAGTGTTGGCCGCTGGAGGCCAGTTGGAGAGAGAAACTGATTGCTGAGGTACTGGTTACCAGGTAACATCCTCTGCGCTGTATGCAAGAGCAGTCTCCTGGAGGGAATCAACTCAGAGCCATTCTGGGATGATGTCGGGGAATCCAGTTCTTTTCCACTGCGCTGTGAGCTTATGGGAGATATGGCAGGACCTCTCGGACTCCTCTGTGTAGGAAACTGCTCCGGAACAACACCCTGTGGGCCATATCTTTGCTGGGCAAATTGAGAGGGTTCTCTCAGCTGAGCAAGAATGTTCGTTCTAGGGAGTAAAGTTGATGCTGGTGGAAGTCTGCCACCAGGTGGAAGTATTCCAAATCCAGGCAGTGGGGGTATTGGTGGTCTACTCCCAGGTAGTCTTACATCAGGTTGTGGTCTCCCTGGTCCAAAAGGTGGGCTATTAAACTCTGCAAAGTTCTGCATTCTTGCACCAGATGGACTTTGAGTATAGGCTggacttgtgtgtgtgtgtccaggAGCAGCCGGTGTGACTACTGTAGCTACTGCAGTCTGCCGCAGGGGACTGTTAGGGGGTGTACGGGATCGAAGACCAGCCAACAGTTGTCCTGCAGATCGGCCCTGGAGAGCTTCTGGTGCATGTGGGGGCATCCATGTTGGAGCAACTTGAGAGCCCCAAGAAGGGTACTTCCCGTGCGGGCAGGGCCTCTGTCTCGCAATGATCAACTGTCGCATGGCGTTTGCAGCTGGGCCACCCTGGATGAGCATCTGTGCCTCATTTGCAGACACTCGTACCCCTGATTTCTCGCACTCCGGGCAACCTATCTTGTTGGAAAGCTCTTGTGACTGGATGATGAGGGACTGTTCCCTGGCTCCTGGTCGGGGCAATGCGCTGTGGCTGCCCATGGTAGTTTGAGCAGGGCTAGCTTGTGTAACAGCTGTTGCCACACCAAGTTGTGATGATGACAGAGTTGCTGTTGATGTCACAGCATGTGTTGAAGGCATCACAGTTGTTGTTAGGCCATGTGTTGAAGTCATCACAGTTGTTGCTATGCCTTGCATTGAAGGTGCTAAGGATGCTGGTTGTTTCGCTGGACTTACGGTTGTTGCGGACCCTTCTAACATTGGTGCAACAGTTGTCTTTGGCCCTCGGCGCCCTCTCTGTGTTCCCTTCCTAGGGCTGGTCGAATAGCTGTGCTCAACGGGAATCCTAACGCCAACACCAGCTGTCTGCCCTGTGCTTGTAAGTATTGGTTGGTGAGCTGGGGCCGACGTTGGGCTGGCATCAGGACCGATTCTGGTGGGCTGTTTTACGTTCTTCACAATTGCAGATTCTACCACATCTCCGATGGTCATGACTGGAACATGGAGGCCAGTTTCTTGTCTCTCAGGAGCCTGTCCAAGGCCTCTTCCTGCAGGGGGAACCATCTGGGTAGGTTTCTTTGTAGCTGCAGGCTCCTTGTTAACGTTTTTTGACGGCAATGTTCTTGCCTTCTGAAACCTTTGCTTCTGACTCAAGGCGATGTCTTCCAACTCCGAGTCATTAAATCCCTGACTGTCAGAGCTTCGATTCACACTGCCTTGTGAAAGGTTTGGGCTGCTGGTTGGTGAGCCTAACATGGTGTCCAGAAGTTCAGGCAGATCTTTTTCTTGGAATTCTGGAGATGAGGAAACAGTTGAAAACGTGGGTTTCAGGAAGGCCTTGCAGCTGTCCTCCAGTTCCTTCAGCTCCAGCCTACAGGTCAGGCAATACAGCAAACATTCAGTCAGAGAAGcaaatttctttcatttctttttactAGGTACGTCCAGAAAGTTGCAAACTGATTTTAATGGATGAAACAGTTTAAAAGGAAAAGACCGTCATATTTCTGTCTCTTAATTCAAAACAATGTCTAATAAACACGTCACAACCAAACACAATTTCAATTGTCACTACATTTCCATAGCCTTCGTTGACCTAAGGTAAAAGTGAACCGAGCTTGCTCACAATGTAACTTTtagaagtacaatgtatgtctgacTTGCTTTGCTTGACACCAACAAGAGGTACAGAGTTAAAATCTGATGATTCTGATTGTAAAAGAAAAGAGAGAGGCAAACTTACTTTTGAGCCACCCTCAGCACATTTGCAGCCAAAACTGCATCACTCAGGGAGATCTTTCCACCATACATGTACTCTAGAGTAGTTAGTACTGTATCCTTTTCATAGTCAGAGAAGTCCAGTGCAGCTAAGTCTTTGTCATCTTTCACCTCCAGCATCTGTTTGAAACAACAGTTGGGAAGCTAAGCTAACTTTTGTGATTTTCAGATTGGGATACTGTTTCTAACAATAGGAGATATAGTGTCTAGTGCTGTTAATCAAAGAGTCCTTAAAGGTCAAATTCTACCATTGGCTATTTATCTTTCCCTATTGCATAACTGGCTATGTACCAAATTTGTGTCTAGTCATTGAAGAAATTTGCAGGTGCCCTTTAGTCAGGCATTGGGAACCTCAGAAAGTTTTGTAAGAATCCTAAAGTCATGCTATATgtataaatatagaatataacACAGTGTTTTCCACAGGTCATACCCAGGTCGGAAAACACCAGGtttaatttcaaaacaatgattatcataaaaAGGATAAAATTCGACACAGTTTCAACCTACGGcaacaactttattctttaagaaCATCCATTTGCTCGCATTGGCAGGCATGGACTGCCTTCTATTTAAtcaatggaagcctgtgtgatacaactaagaagcctgtgtgatacagaaaattatcaCTCGGTCTGTAACACCATATCAAACGTTATTtcggccaaggtatgacaataCTGCTATGCCTTTTTAAAAGATATATAttaaacactagaaaggccgacatttgcttaggagcaaatacagcatattgcaatccatcttcatccttgagaaaatcccaaaattcaacaatttgaaataatgtttgctcaaagggaaaatgaagtactgtgggcacttgtcctacacaccttcatgccgaattttaggtcatttggtttcaatataagggcataggagccaaaaatatacatttttagttaaaaatgactaacaatcccaaaataactcattttataagtgctctatgaagaaagtgttgatggggtcctgttgtcatatgtccaatttacctttgtaccaaatttcaggtcatttggtttacatacaagggcaaagaagccaaaatataattttttagtcaaaaatggctgaaaaccttaaaataactaatttttgaagtgatctatgaagaaagtgtcgatggggtcctgtgagcatatgttcaatgcacctctgtaccaaatttcaggtcctttagtttctatacaagggcataggagcaaaaaatatacatttttagtaaaaaatggccaaaaaccctaaaataactcatttttggagtaaacaatgaatgaagcgttgatggggttctgtggtcatatgttaaacgcacccatgtaccaaatttcaggtcatttagttttaatacaagggcataggagccaaaaatatacatttttagtcaaaaatggccaaaacccctaaaataactcatttttgaagtgatctatgaagacagtgttgatggttttctgtgctcatatgtccaatgcacctctgtaccaaatttcaggtcattagcttgtaataccagggcacaggggcccaaaatatacatattttgtctaaaaatgaccaaaaaccctaaatatcataaattctaaggcctctatgaagaaagtgaaaaaaacgtctgggggtatttgctattactaccaccctgccaaatttcagctcatttggccaaaaaatgaaaaagtagaatccatttaaagatttgacaggagaagaaacaaaggaaaagcaatatattgcaatcccatactatgtatggattgcaatataattactGCTAGAAGACAATTGAATAGCAGAGTACTGACCTTTGCTATCACAGGACACCGTGCGACAAGGACAAACTTGTGCACGTGTATCACTTCCCCATTTCTGCACAGCAGGTTTAAGTCACTGAGTTTGGGACTGTTCACCATTCCCAGGAGGTCTGCAGACAGCTTGGTCAGGGTTGTACTTGGGACAGAGCTAGGCATCTGAGGGTGAGAAAGGTAGGAATCTGAAGATAGTTTAGCCTAGCGTTGTTTGTACTTGACCTTCAGCCTGCTAAGGTACATACTTACTTTAGAGACTGCATTGTATACACAACATTAACTACCTATTGATGTTTAAATGTAAATACACTGCATCTGTTAGCAGTGTCATCTACCTGCACtttaacaaaaaaagaaaccaaTAAAGGCAACAGTCAGTCACCAAAATGTCGTTCAAGAAGAAAACGCAAACAACTTTgttatcttgtacatgtacatgtagctgttcatGCAGTATAGGAGCAAAAATAAGAACTAACCTTCTGAGGAGAAAGTGGGGTCCTGTCTGGTACGAAGCCACTAGGTTCAGGCAACAGTGTCTGTCCTTCTGTAAACACCTCCTGCACCTCTTGTGTGGAGCATCCCTCATCTGCTAATTCTGCCAAAACATTCGCTGTCTCCCTCTGTGTCTGGGTTGGGGTTGGTGTGGACTTCTTAACAGGAGACCTGGTAGCAGTGGGAGTTTTCTTAGCCTTTTGGCTGCCCGCAACAGCCTTCTGTGGGGGGCCGTCAGTTGTTTCATCCTCGCTTGTGTCATTTTTCTTCTAATGATGAAGAAGAATTTTGAATATTTAAATATTGCATATTTTTCCCACAGACTTCAGAATTGAGCAAAATGATAACTGAAGGCATAGTAAACAAAACTACAAGACACTGGACCAGTACtagtttttttaacaaaaagacTTCTCACAAAATACAaccaatacatgtagtattatcCTACCGTAAACGTCAGCATTGCTTTCTTGGCTGCCTTCCTCATTGGTGTGACGGGTACATACTTAGCTGGAGTGATCTGCTTGGACAACTCCTGAACATA contains the following coding sequences:
- the LOC118419445 gene encoding uncharacterized protein LOC118419445 isoform X3, which gives rise to MSGNIKSVMNVKASKVNLNPSVLLRKLSDEEVLRNTTPEKFHKTGKQRASVSADTEKSFEVRQSKSDSERKQDSQKKVEVTKPLSKSTEQNPSQAKPSTATEVPQKKVAKPASEAKAQHKPTEGSVIESVKDVVGKETSAPSRSTVTEDLLTQISLSAPVKEVKKVVQVLTLDDIPGKSDKSEGKRSQLIEKDSQKVSAPKEMTTMMTESRNLSVVVPKLPMHISPQKSYNINDPSITPSKAKPRTPTAKEALARKMVKKAKTRANGKGAALNFKRLIGENGNLDNSSDFVETGKTFQPAVRKLRSRAVKKAAKDKVRKPASPDTTVSTEKGPGKTSSVPVNVENKEGKTCLTCKQTIFGTEEAVKEHMKTCLRQRFVSDKHSSRHTGLRHLPEPAEEGLMDLEVSDDESFARHLQQREEDKLMEEQLTDAEFYFCQICGRDLTHLNTVRRTQHINRCIDAMETEKKLHAEQNIKDVPDCPICGKVLESRAQRQSHLKRCAVQYGVTTAQLLELVKKQEEEKEARRKNQPRSQLQPAQQQQRGIKRHHEGPAGTAGKRPRKPGRPVISSRGPPGEGAPHREMDERTQVAMAMSMSLVEKEGSREQPTVTSALPVGGKESKRRKKAAKTDVVPALLVTSKEDREKTLARKVASIIVQGDQESHPKTPSLRKSKLGRKYHTARKTMGKGPSSPSFLQKVGAAMTSSPPAASTSTAASPASSQEKAPLWSMTKRIDEKKTDDFYVQELSKQITPAKYVPVTPMRKAAKKAMLTFTKKNDTSEDETTDGPPQKAVAGSQKAKKTPTATRSPVKKSTPTPTQTQRETANVLAELADEGCSTQEVQEVFTEGQTLLPEPSGFVPDRTPLSPQKMPSSVPSTTLTKLSADLLGMVNSPKLSDLNLLCRNGEVIHVHKFVLVARCPVIAKMLEVKDDKDLAALDFSDYEKDTVLTTLEYMYGGKISLSDAVLAANVLRVAQKLELKELEDSCKAFLKPTFSTVSSSPEFQEKDLPELLDTMLGSPTSSPNLSQGSVNRSSDSQGFNDSELEDIALSQKQRFQKARTLPSKNVNKEPAATKKPTQMVPPAGRGLGQAPERQETGLHVPVMTIGDVVESAIVKNVKQPTRIGPDASPTSAPAHQPILTSTGQTAGVGVRIPVEHSYSTSPRKGTQRGRRGPKTTVAPMLEGSATTVSPAKQPASLAPSMQGIATTVMTSTHGLTTTVMPSTHAVTSTATLSSSQLGVATAVTQASPAQTTMGSHSALPRPGAREQSLIIQSQELSNKIGCPECEKSGVRVSANEAQMLIQGGPAANAMRQLIIARQRPCPHGKYPSWGSQVAPTWMPPHAPEALQGRSAGQLLAGLRSRTPPNSPLRQTAVATVVTPAAPGHTHTSPAYTQSPSGARMQNFAEFNSPPFGPGRPQPDVRLPGSRPPIPPLPGFGILPPGGRLPPASTLLPRTNILAQLREPSQFAQQRYGPQGVVPEQFPTQRSPRGPAISPISSQRSGKELDSPTSSQNGSELIPSRRLLLHTAQRMLPGNQYLSNQFLSPTGLQRPTLHDNTPRLSVVAESSPPPNTSTGVAIIRIPSPMEKSGQGRSERHVSPPLAAVPATAGANVSSFSNSPNLDSTRRMPHRSSGGATVSSASLNSSTADMFAVPDTPPSSGRPKRKGDKRGRGRTPSESDNDTRSAAEALMFMSQRREDSEGSEDISSPPPPGIPGPNAKQRRGKATSATTFPSSSPDTMSRHYTSPMLRGSVEIVVNSDREQPASERQEPDIGKVPSIFDNNQGVSIPRDQGNNRVSRRASQRKNQTTPTEATMPSSQATNSVQTRSKGGKQKGETTPSPTKRLRMSRPPEGKRHACTQSPKKFWTDYLKAQLASGNAPAGPVGESMISMQTPDLSAVKPVRRGISSPELALTTPGVTGSTTFQPKFSTPVGSHTQPVGSPRLSLDQELKEAETETVFHGTGPEPYAPTVEKKTSLDSGSQQADDASKGKDKKEAPVTSSPATSEKLQEACSNLNDSFNSTESEASSITRPAQLFVKSVQEGPAVIVQTQSELLSPTIDFHEETIVPRSVSPTPPQSPLTTVTVSSRVSSTASPPASPTIGSTLGQGQGRLLTGGSDLKSKEPSADDIIELSDDDDDVQERDFQDDAKRKRSTPDSVSEAKRPKTDALESSVAGKDVDDDVECIAGNSVDDVGLGDVEKIDLTQEHADETGAEPQQGVCGTEHGCGTPEHEQPSSPSSQSKPAEEQQSQSSQPSVVNDSLMDFFDDGGYMEVPFGGEVECAADSSDDKINLSSVTSKTESKDDKNADELSPSLDATKDNDTTASVPLSPKNASTVIEEFPDTQQEPVHVEEDAHTDQYVVEVVEESPTAGEDVVNNSMYDLEPYHEDHFWDDSNEPQPDESTPVHSVVGSGETGTGAVKSTPLQTHRKSKAPVVPITPMPDYPNMETPELKKQVKKFGVRVLKKPQMVAKLTEIYQYTHQVETDSEEDTPSVERTTDNAADVQDRQMNSRQTVIHAVPQLGEVVETVPCVETATGGSESEGSTDSNSEGEEYEELSDDDDITPSQQIDGGSLKGQLLHWVQDNKELYQKILQYEPIDAENLQQTLKSAGIRCSKNQLLDFLDEQCITFILPSSREKRLKKPRRKRRKKTPPAATAVV